The Clostridium sporogenes genome contains a region encoding:
- a CDS encoding aminotransferase class V-fold PLP-dependent enzyme: MKIYLDNAATTYPKPEKVYSSILNYMKNVGASPGRGGYENALTGDRMVYKCRQSLINLFNFNKIENVIFTSNITASLNILIKSIVKDDWHVITSSMDHNSVIRPLVSLEKSNKIELDILNCSEEGLINVEDFKNTIKDNTKLVVLSHASNIVGTIQPLEAIGNICKEKGIYFIIDSAQTAGVLPLDFQNLNCNALAFTGHKALLGPQGIGGFIIDDKLNNIATNFIEGGTGSLSESTLQPDFLPDKFESGTMNTPGIAGLLAGIEYINEEGLNTIKEREEYLSREFINGLLNIDSIKVYGPLDASLRTATLSINSSKIDNSELGFLLDSEFGIMVRTGLHCAPLAHKTIGSFPQGTLRFSFGAFNDIKDINYALYALNSILSRM, from the coding sequence ATGAAAATTTATTTAGATAATGCCGCTACTACTTATCCAAAACCAGAGAAAGTCTATTCTTCTATATTAAACTATATGAAAAATGTTGGTGCCAGTCCTGGTAGAGGTGGATACGAAAATGCTCTTACAGGGGATAGAATGGTTTACAAATGTAGACAATCTTTAATAAATCTATTTAATTTTAATAAAATAGAAAATGTAATATTTACATCTAATATTACAGCATCATTAAATATATTAATAAAATCTATTGTAAAGGATGATTGGCATGTAATAACTTCTTCAATGGATCATAATTCTGTAATCAGACCTTTAGTTTCATTAGAAAAATCCAATAAAATTGAACTAGATATATTGAATTGTTCAGAAGAAGGCTTAATAAATGTTGAAGATTTTAAAAATACAATAAAAGATAACACAAAATTAGTTGTATTGTCTCATGCATCAAACATTGTTGGAACAATACAACCTTTAGAAGCTATAGGTAACATATGTAAAGAAAAAGGAATTTATTTTATCATAGATTCTGCCCAAACTGCTGGTGTTCTACCTCTAGATTTTCAAAATTTAAACTGTAATGCATTAGCTTTTACAGGACACAAAGCTTTATTGGGGCCTCAAGGCATAGGCGGCTTCATAATCGATGATAAATTAAATAATATTGCTACTAACTTTATAGAAGGTGGTACAGGTAGTTTATCTGAAAGTACATTGCAACCAGATTTTCTTCCTGATAAATTTGAAAGTGGTACTATGAATACTCCTGGAATTGCTGGACTTTTAGCTGGTATTGAATACATAAATGAAGAGGGGTTAAATACTATAAAAGAAAGAGAAGAATATCTCTCTAGAGAATTTATAAATGGCTTATTAAATATAGACTCTATTAAAGTTTATGGTCCTTTAGATGCATCCTTAAGAACTGCAACACTATCTATTAATTCATCAAAAATTGATAATTCTGAACTAGGATTTTTATTAGATAGCGAGTTTGGCATAATGGTAAGAACAGGCCTTCATTGTGCACCTTTAGCACATAAAACTATAGGCTCATTCCCTCAAGGTACACTAAGATTCAGCTTTGGTGCATTTAATGATATTAAAGATATTAATTACGCTCTATACGCTTTAAATAGTATACTTAGTAGGATGTGA
- the ytvI gene encoding sporulation integral membrane protein YtvI, giving the protein MNKFVEKLDNLILFFIIYTISFLIFFKTLPYTLPFVLAFLFALALKKPANYLIKKLKIKNSLASFIVTLIFFSIIITLLFWGINSLVHEVIDFGKNAQTYLYSHEKEISNYVDNIYRYYLNLPPSIIDSIEKTIGDSFSKVSNIIVFITSKIVSSFIGLLSSIPYILMLILFTLLSTYFFTKDITKHNNKISKIIFNDHSSKFSQIYLESKKMLNGYILSYLTLIGITFFETLIVFFIFNIKYSIMFSIIAAIADFLPILGIGSIYVPLALIYILVYKNYVVGIGLLISYAVMSIIRQILEPKLLSSSLGLHPVSVLAAIFIGLKVNGISGMFFCLFFVIFYNILRKVELL; this is encoded by the coding sequence ATGAATAAATTTGTAGAAAAATTAGATAACCTAATATTATTTTTTATAATATATACTATTTCTTTTTTAATATTTTTTAAAACCTTGCCCTATACTCTACCTTTTGTTTTAGCTTTTTTATTTGCATTAGCCTTAAAAAAACCTGCTAATTATTTAATAAAAAAACTAAAAATAAAAAACTCGTTGGCTTCTTTTATAGTTACATTAATATTTTTTTCTATAATAATAACTTTATTGTTCTGGGGAATAAATTCATTAGTTCATGAGGTTATAGATTTTGGTAAAAATGCTCAAACTTATTTATATTCTCATGAAAAAGAAATAAGTAATTACGTTGATAATATATATAGGTATTATTTAAATTTACCACCATCTATAATTGATTCAATAGAAAAAACTATTGGGGATTCATTTTCAAAAGTTTCTAACATAATTGTGTTTATTACAAGTAAAATAGTTTCTTCTTTTATTGGATTATTAAGTTCAATACCTTATATATTAATGCTAATATTGTTTACTTTATTATCAACTTATTTTTTTACTAAAGATATTACTAAACATAATAATAAAATATCTAAAATTATATTTAATGACCATTCATCTAAGTTTTCTCAGATATATCTAGAAAGCAAAAAGATGTTAAATGGATATATTTTATCCTACTTAACATTGATTGGAATAACATTTTTTGAAACTTTAATAGTTTTCTTTATTTTTAATATTAAATATTCAATTATGTTTAGTATTATAGCAGCTATAGCAGATTTTCTACCAATACTAGGTATAGGAAGTATTTATGTGCCATTAGCCCTAATATACATTCTAGTTTATAAAAATTATGTTGTTGGAATTGGATTATTAATATCCTATGCAGTTATGTCTATAATAAGACAAATTCTAGAACCAAAACTTTTATCTTCTTCATTAGGGTTACATCCTGTTTCTGTTTTAGCCGCAATATTTATAGGTTTAAAAGTAAATGGCATATCCGGTATGTTTTTTTGTTTATTCTTCGTAATATTTTATAATATATTGCGGAAAGTTGAATTATTATAA
- the yyaC gene encoding spore protease YyaC, whose translation MISKTIIDTSIPDNISTLRDILCTELYYAFKANREIVIVCIGTDRSTGDSLGPLVGEKLKFLIRGRVSLFGNLENPVHAKNLKETISIINSKYKNPYIIAIDACLGSIQNIGKIIVDSKPLYPGSAVNKDLPAIGDLSINGVVNISGAMEFMVLQNTRLYTVMNLANYISKGIYHSIIKTLGSKKNSFNIENI comes from the coding sequence ATGATAAGTAAAACTATTATAGATACTTCTATACCCGATAATATTTCTACTTTAAGAGATATTTTATGTACTGAATTATACTACGCATTTAAAGCAAATAGAGAAATCGTTATAGTATGTATTGGAACTGATAGGTCTACTGGAGACTCTTTAGGTCCCTTAGTTGGAGAAAAACTTAAATTTTTAATTAGAGGTAGAGTTAGTTTATTCGGTAATTTAGAAAATCCAGTTCATGCTAAAAATTTAAAAGAAACTATTTCTATTATAAACTCTAAGTACAAAAATCCGTACATAATAGCTATAGATGCCTGTTTAGGAAGTATACAAAATATAGGTAAAATAATAGTAGATAGCAAACCCCTTTATCCTGGATCAGCAGTTAATAAAGACCTACCTGCTATTGGAGATCTAAGTATTAACGGAGTAGTAAATATTTCTGGAGCTATGGAATTTATGGTATTACAAAACACTAGATTATACACTGTTATGAATTTAGCTAATTACATTTCAAAAGGTATATATCATTCTATTATAAAAACTTTAGGAAGCAAAAAAAATAGCTTTAATATAGAAAATATTTAA
- a CDS encoding YkuS family protein — MNIFVSDTLQNLKNGLEERGYSTYNNNNYDVIICDLKGDMLIDKYLNNNKRNTDILIIDSAGKTIEEIENILDIRINDCII, encoded by the coding sequence ATGAATATTTTTGTATCAGATACATTACAAAATTTAAAAAATGGTCTAGAAGAGAGAGGTTATAGTACTTATAATAATAATAACTATGATGTAATTATATGCGATTTAAAAGGGGATATGTTAATAGATAAATATTTAAATAATAATAAAAGAAATACAGATATATTAATTATAGATAGTGCTGGTAAAACTATAGAGGAAATAGAAAATATATTAGATATTAGAATAAATGATTGTATAATTTAA
- a CDS encoding DUF4446 family protein, translating to MTNVIEFINANSAFIIMGLTAIMILLFIILIITMISLKKLKEKYKKFMRGSNNKNVEELINDYLDKVDEAKEETEYVKEIYSTIDKRVKACIQKVAIVRYRAFDDVGSDLSYSIAFLDNDNSGVILTSIFGRNESTTYAKPIDKGISRYDLSDEEKQVLENCINNVTEN from the coding sequence ATGACAAATGTAATAGAATTTATAAATGCAAATTCTGCTTTTATAATTATGGGATTAACAGCAATAATGATTTTATTATTTATAATTCTTATAATTACTATGATTTCTTTAAAAAAACTAAAGGAAAAATATAAAAAATTTATGAGAGGTAGTAATAATAAAAATGTTGAAGAATTAATAAATGATTATTTAGATAAGGTAGATGAAGCAAAAGAAGAAACTGAATATGTAAAAGAAATATATAGTACTATAGACAAAAGAGTTAAAGCATGTATACAAAAGGTAGCGATAGTTAGATATAGAGCTTTTGATGATGTGGGAAGTGATTTAAGTTATTCAATAGCATTTTTAGATAACGATAATAGTGGCGTTATACTAACAAGCATATTTGGACGAAATGAAAGTACTACTTATGCTAAACCTATAGATAAAGGTATATCAAGATATGATTTGTCAGATGAAGAAAAACAAGTATTAGAAAATTGTATAAATAATGTTACCGAAAATTAG
- a CDS encoding ParB/RepB/Spo0J family partition protein: protein MNKKSALGKGLGALIPEKSQENKDSINTISINLIKPNNEQPRKNFDEEKIGYLAQSIKEHGIIQPLVLKKEGNLYTIVAGERRWRAAKLVGIKKIPAVVMDLDDRSVLEISLIENIQRQDLNCIEEAQAYKNLIQEFKITQDILSIRIGKSRAAIANCMRLLALDKRVQQYLIDGVITEGHGRALLALKENELQYKLSQTIIDENLSVRETERIIKNIYKEKKNNNNIKDNEISPYYKDIKSKLESLFDTKVNLQNNKNKGKIEIEYYSEDDLQRILDILKL from the coding sequence TTGAATAAAAAATCAGCATTAGGAAAGGGATTAGGTGCATTAATTCCTGAAAAATCCCAAGAAAACAAAGATAGTATAAATACTATATCTATAAATTTAATAAAGCCTAATAATGAACAACCGAGAAAAAACTTTGATGAAGAAAAAATAGGATATTTAGCTCAATCCATAAAAGAACATGGCATTATTCAACCTTTAGTTTTAAAAAAAGAAGGTAATTTATACACTATAGTAGCAGGAGAAAGAAGATGGAGAGCTGCTAAGTTAGTGGGTATAAAAAAAATACCTGCTGTGGTTATGGATTTAGATGATAGAAGTGTATTAGAAATATCTTTAATAGAAAACATACAAAGACAAGATTTAAATTGTATAGAGGAAGCTCAAGCTTACAAAAATTTAATTCAGGAATTTAAAATAACTCAAGATATTTTAAGTATAAGAATAGGTAAATCTAGAGCAGCCATTGCTAATTGTATGAGATTATTAGCATTGGATAAAAGAGTTCAACAATATTTAATTGATGGTGTTATAACAGAAGGCCATGGAAGAGCATTATTAGCTTTGAAGGAGAATGAATTACAATATAAATTATCACAAACAATAATTGATGAAAATTTAAGTGTTAGGGAAACAGAACGAATAATAAAGAATATATATAAGGAAAAAAAGAATAACAATAATATAAAAGATAATGAAATTTCACCTTATTATAAAGACATAAAGAGTAAATTAGAAAGCTTATTTGATACAAAAGTTAATTTGCAAAATAATAAAAATAAAGGCAAAATAGAAATAGAATATTATTCAGAAGATGATTTACAAAGAATATTAGATATACTAAAATTATAA
- a CDS encoding ParA family protein codes for MKVISIFNQKGGVGKTTTSINLCSCLAMNGYKILNIDIDPQGNTTSGMGLDKNSLELSVYDVLTSDEISIKEAIKQSELISNFYILPSTMSLAGAEIELINKLDRERILLEKIKEIENDFDYVFIDCPPSLGLLTINALAASDSVLIPIQCEFYSLEGVGQLVNTIELVQKSLNSNLEVEGVILSMYDIRTRLCNEVAEEVKKYFNNKVYKTTIPRNVRLAEAPSFGLPIILYDSKCKGAEAYNNLSKEFIEKQ; via the coding sequence TTGAAAGTAATATCTATTTTTAATCAAAAGGGTGGTGTAGGAAAGACTACAACCAGTATAAATTTATGTTCATGTCTGGCCATGAATGGATATAAAATATTAAACATAGACATAGATCCTCAAGGAAATACCACCAGCGGAATGGGATTAGATAAAAATAGCTTAGAACTCTCAGTGTATGATGTTTTAACATCTGATGAAATATCAATAAAGGAAGCCATAAAACAAAGTGAACTTATAAGCAATTTTTATATTTTACCATCAACTATGTCTCTAGCTGGTGCTGAAATAGAATTAATAAATAAATTGGATAGGGAAAGAATTCTTTTAGAAAAAATAAAAGAAATAGAGAATGATTTTGACTATGTATTTATTGATTGTCCACCTTCATTAGGGTTGCTAACAATTAATGCACTTGCAGCGTCTGATAGTGTCTTAATTCCTATACAATGTGAGTTTTATTCATTAGAAGGAGTAGGGCAATTAGTTAATACTATTGAGCTAGTACAAAAATCCCTTAATTCTAATTTAGAAGTTGAAGGTGTAATACTGTCTATGTATGATATTAGGACTAGATTATGCAATGAAGTTGCAGAGGAAGTAAAAAAATATTTTAATAATAAAGTATATAAGACCACAATCCCTAGAAATGTGAGATTGGCAGAAGCCCCTAGCTTTGGGTTACCTATAATATTATATGATTCTAAATGTAAAGGGGCAGAAGCATACAATAATTTAAGTAAAGAATTTATAGAAAAACAATAA
- the noc gene encoding nucleoid occlusion protein, with the protein MQKNINYISTDKIIPNLYQPRKYFNEESIEELAQSIKVYGIIQPLSVRKIKDGEYELVAGERRLRAAKKLGLNEVPAVIIDVTDKDSAAIALLENLQREDLNCFEEAEAYHNLIQEHFYTQDKLSEIIGKKQSTIANKMRLLKLSKEVREKILENNLTERHGRALLKIMDKDKQLKILSIVIEKKLNVKKTEELIEKELCQESNKNLASDGKKRIKGIFSPVVYVNTVKQVFDKYGVKANYRSKDLDDKIQITITIPKK; encoded by the coding sequence ATGCAAAAAAATATTAATTATATTTCCACTGATAAAATTATTCCCAATTTATATCAACCTAGAAAATATTTTAATGAGGAAAGTATAGAAGAACTAGCACAGTCAATAAAAGTGTATGGTATAATTCAGCCTTTATCTGTGAGAAAGATAAAAGATGGTGAATATGAATTGGTTGCTGGAGAGAGAAGATTAAGAGCAGCTAAAAAGTTGGGGTTAAATGAAGTTCCAGCGGTTATTATAGATGTTACAGATAAGGACTCTGCAGCAATAGCCTTGTTAGAAAATTTACAAAGAGAAGATTTAAATTGTTTTGAGGAAGCAGAAGCTTATCATAATTTAATACAAGAACATTTTTATACTCAAGATAAATTATCAGAAATAATTGGGAAAAAGCAATCTACTATAGCAAATAAAATGAGATTATTAAAATTATCTAAAGAAGTTAGAGAAAAAATATTAGAAAATAATTTAACAGAAAGGCATGGTAGAGCTCTGTTAAAAATTATGGATAAAGATAAGCAACTAAAAATATTATCTATTGTTATAGAAAAAAAATTAAATGTTAAAAAAACAGAAGAACTAATAGAAAAAGAATTATGCCAAGAAAGTAATAAAAATTTAGCTTCTGATGGTAAAAAAAGAATAAAAGGAATTTTTTCACCAGTAGTTTACGTTAATACAGTAAAGCAAGTTTTTGATAAATATGGTGTTAAGGCAAACTATAGATCTAAGGATTTGGATGATAAAATACAAATAACAATAACCATACCCAAGAAATAG
- the rsmG gene encoding 16S rRNA (guanine(527)-N(7))-methyltransferase RsmG produces MEFFNILQSACNDVSLDFNDKKYNQFISYKNLIQEWNKKINLTAIIEDEEIIKKHFIDCIKIFKSSPIGEAKSLIDIGTGAGFPGIPIKILKEDIEMTLLDSLQKRINFLNIVIGELQLKNIQCLHGRAEDYAQEIQHRQRYDIAVSRAVANLAVLSEFCIPFVRKGGYFVAMKGPSVEDEIISATKSIEILGGKIEDIIKIDIEDTDLKHNLVIIKKVKETGKKYPRKPGIIKKNPLK; encoded by the coding sequence ATGGAATTTTTCAACATACTACAGTCAGCATGTAATGATGTTAGTTTAGACTTTAATGATAAAAAATATAATCAGTTTATAAGTTATAAAAATTTAATACAGGAATGGAATAAGAAAATAAATTTAACAGCTATTATTGAAGATGAAGAAATAATAAAAAAGCATTTTATAGATTGTATAAAAATATTTAAATCTTCACCTATAGGAGAGGCTAAAAGTTTAATAGATATAGGTACAGGGGCAGGATTCCCAGGTATCCCTATAAAAATATTAAAAGAAGATATAGAAATGACTTTATTGGATTCTCTACAAAAGAGAATAAATTTTTTAAATATTGTAATAGGAGAGTTACAATTAAAAAATATACAATGTTTACATGGAAGAGCAGAAGATTATGCACAGGAAATTCAGCATAGACAAAGATATGATATAGCAGTTTCTCGAGCAGTAGCAAATTTAGCTGTTTTAAGTGAATTTTGTATTCCTTTTGTAAGAAAAGGTGGATATTTTGTAGCGATGAAAGGTCCTTCTGTAGAAGATGAAATAATATCAGCTACAAAATCTATAGAAATTTTAGGTGGAAAGATAGAGGATATAATAAAAATAGATATTGAAGATACAGATCTAAAACATAATTTAGTAATTATAAAAAAAGTAAAAGAAACTGGAAAAAAGTATCCTAGAAAGCCTGGTATTATTAAAAAAAATCCTCTAAAATAA
- the mnmG gene encoding tRNA uridine-5-carboxymethylaminomethyl(34) synthesis enzyme MnmG: MKYLAGDFDVVVIGAGHAGCEAALASARMGCKTLICTMNLDSIALMACNPNIGGTAKGHLVREIDALGGEMGINIDHTFIQSRMLNTSKGPAVHSLRAQADKKRYSERMKHLLEKEENVTLRQLEVIEIDVEDNKVKGILTKNGAYFTTKAIILCTGTYLKGKIIIGDIIYSSGPSGLYPANDLSQSLLDLGINLRRFKTGTPARINKRSVDFSKMIEQPGDEKIVPFSFIHDKLDKDQISCYLTYTSEETHKIIHENIHRSPLYNGSIEGVGPRYCPSIEDKIVRFPDKDKHQIFIEPEGEDTEELYVGGMSSSLPEDVQIKMYRSVPGLENAEILRTAYAIEYDCIDPQQLDLTLEFKNINGLYGAGQFNGSSGYEEAAAQGLVAGINSVLKIKGEDPLILKRSDAYIGVLIDDLVTKGTNEPYRMMTSRAEYRLLLRQDNADLRLTELGYKMGLVKEDRYNKFINRKKNVENEVERLKNVQITGKREINEFLLEKGSTELKKPISLYELIKRPELDYFKVEPLDDKRPSLNDDEKEEINIIAKYEGYINKQLEQVEQFKKYEDRLIPKSINYPDIKGLRLEAIQKLEKIKPINIGQASRISGVSPADISVLLIYMERKNREN, encoded by the coding sequence ATGAAATATTTAGCTGGAGATTTTGATGTAGTAGTTATTGGTGCAGGTCATGCAGGATGCGAAGCAGCATTAGCTTCTGCAAGAATGGGATGTAAAACATTAATATGTACTATGAACTTAGATAGTATTGCTCTTATGGCTTGTAATCCTAATATAGGTGGAACAGCAAAAGGACATTTAGTAAGAGAAATAGATGCTTTAGGTGGTGAAATGGGAATAAACATAGATCATACCTTTATACAATCTAGAATGCTTAACACTTCTAAGGGACCAGCAGTTCATTCTTTAAGAGCCCAAGCGGATAAAAAGAGATATAGTGAAAGAATGAAACATTTATTAGAAAAAGAAGAAAATGTTACTTTAAGACAATTAGAAGTTATAGAAATAGATGTGGAAGATAATAAAGTTAAAGGTATTTTAACTAAAAATGGAGCATATTTCACTACTAAGGCTATAATATTATGTACTGGAACTTATTTAAAGGGTAAAATAATAATAGGCGATATAATATATAGTAGTGGACCAAGCGGATTATATCCTGCTAATGACTTATCTCAAAGTTTATTAGATTTAGGGATAAATCTTAGAAGGTTTAAGACAGGAACTCCTGCGAGAATAAATAAAAGATCAGTAGATTTTTCTAAAATGATAGAGCAGCCAGGAGATGAAAAAATAGTTCCTTTTTCATTTATACATGATAAACTAGATAAAGACCAGATTTCTTGTTACTTAACTTATACCTCTGAAGAAACTCATAAAATAATACATGAAAATATACATAGATCTCCATTATATAATGGATCAATAGAAGGGGTAGGACCAAGATACTGCCCATCTATTGAAGATAAGATTGTTAGATTTCCAGATAAAGATAAGCATCAAATATTTATAGAGCCAGAAGGTGAAGATACAGAAGAATTATATGTTGGAGGTATGTCTAGTTCATTACCAGAAGATGTTCAAATAAAAATGTATAGAAGTGTACCAGGTTTAGAGAATGCGGAAATACTAAGAACGGCCTATGCTATAGAATATGATTGTATTGATCCTCAACAACTAGATTTAACCTTAGAATTCAAAAATATAAATGGATTGTATGGGGCAGGTCAATTTAATGGAAGTTCAGGTTATGAAGAAGCTGCAGCACAGGGACTTGTAGCTGGAATTAATTCTGTATTAAAAATAAAAGGAGAAGATCCATTAATTTTAAAAAGATCAGATGCTTATATAGGTGTACTTATAGATGATTTAGTAACAAAGGGTACAAATGAGCCTTATAGAATGATGACATCAAGAGCAGAATATAGATTACTTTTAAGACAGGATAATGCAGATTTAAGATTAACAGAGTTAGGCTATAAAATGGGACTTGTAAAAGAGGATAGATATAATAAATTTATAAACAGGAAAAAAAATGTAGAAAATGAAGTAGAAAGATTAAAAAATGTACAAATAACAGGGAAAAGAGAAATAAATGAATTTTTATTAGAGAAAGGGTCTACTGAACTAAAAAAACCTATTAGTTTATATGAATTAATAAAAAGACCAGAATTAGATTATTTTAAAGTTGAACCTTTAGATGATAAAAGACCAAGTTTAAATGATGATGAAAAAGAAGAAATAAATATAATTGCAAAATATGAGGGATATATAAACAAACAGTTAGAACAAGTTGAGCAATTTAAGAAGTATGAAGATAGATTAATACCTAAAAGTATAAATTATCCAGATATAAAAGGGTTGAGATTAGAGGCTATTCAAAAATTAGAAAAAATAAAACCTATAAATATAGGTCAGGCTTCTAGAATTTCAGGTGTATCTCCAGCAGATATATCAGTATTACTTATATATATGGAAAGAAAAAATAGAGAAAACTAA
- the mnmE gene encoding tRNA uridine-5-carboxymethylaminomethyl(34) synthesis GTPase MnmE: MKEFDNIAAVATPLGEGGISIIRISGDKSLDIVSSIFKGKNDRSLDDIKPYSMRYGFIIEKESKEIIDEVLVSYMKGPRSFTAEDTLEINCHGGVIPTKKILKELIKSGARLAEPGEFTKRAFLNGRIDLSQAEAVIDIIRSKTDLSMKSALKQAEGTLSKEINSIRNKMIKIIAHIEATVDYPEDDLEEITGQKIKVDLKEIINKIDNLISASEEGKILREGLNTVIVGKPNVGKSSLLNALINENKAIVTEIPGTTRDVIEEYINIDGIPIKIVDTAGIRETEDVVEKIGVEKSKEKIDEADLVIFMLDLSRKIDEEDIEIMEFIKNKKYIVLLNKLDLNKDLNKDLNKENHFIKGLDSKYIIKTSVKNNSGLNELKECIKDLFFSGEIKSDELIVTNARHQEALIRAKEACLQAIETLSDEISIDLASIDIRNGWKYLGEITGDTLDENIIDKIFSEFCLGK; encoded by the coding sequence ATGAAAGAATTTGATAATATAGCTGCTGTAGCAACACCACTAGGAGAAGGCGGTATATCTATTATAAGAATATCAGGAGATAAGTCATTAGATATAGTAAGTAGTATATTTAAAGGTAAAAATGATAGATCATTAGATGATATAAAACCTTATTCTATGAGATATGGTTTTATAATTGAAAAAGAAAGTAAAGAAATAATAGATGAAGTGTTGGTAAGTTATATGAAAGGACCTAGAAGTTTCACTGCTGAGGATACTTTAGAAATTAATTGTCATGGGGGTGTAATACCAACAAAAAAAATATTAAAAGAATTAATTAAATCTGGAGCAAGGCTTGCAGAGCCAGGAGAATTTACTAAAAGGGCTTTTTTAAATGGAAGAATAGATTTAAGTCAAGCAGAGGCTGTTATAGATATAATAAGATCTAAAACAGATCTTTCTATGAAATCTGCATTAAAGCAAGCCGAAGGAACTCTTTCAAAGGAAATTAATTCTATTAGAAATAAAATGATTAAAATTATAGCACATATAGAAGCTACTGTAGATTATCCTGAAGATGATTTAGAGGAAATAACAGGTCAAAAAATTAAAGTAGATTTAAAAGAAATAATAAATAAAATAGATAATTTGATAAGTGCATCAGAAGAAGGTAAAATATTAAGAGAAGGGTTAAATACTGTAATAGTTGGAAAACCTAATGTAGGAAAATCTTCTTTGTTAAATGCGTTAATTAATGAAAATAAAGCTATAGTTACAGAAATACCAGGTACTACAAGAGATGTTATAGAAGAATATATAAATATTGACGGAATACCTATAAAAATAGTAGATACAGCGGGAATAAGAGAAACAGAAGATGTAGTAGAAAAAATTGGTGTAGAAAAATCAAAAGAAAAGATAGATGAAGCTGACTTAGTTATATTTATGTTAGATTTAAGTAGAAAAATAGACGAAGAAGATATAGAAATAATGGAGTTTATAAAAAATAAAAAATATATAGTTTTATTAAATAAATTAGATTTAAATAAAGATTTAAATAAAGATTTAAATAAAGAAAATCATTTTATAAAAGGATTAGATTCTAAATATATAATAAAAACATCAGTTAAAAACAATTCAGGATTAAATGAGTTAAAAGAATGTATAAAAGATCTTTTCTTTAGTGGAGAGATAAAATCTGATGAACTTATAGTTACAAATGCTAGGCACCAGGAAGCTTTAATAAGAGCTAAAGAAGCTTGTCTTCAAGCGATAGAAACTTTATCAGATGAAATATCAATAGATTTAGCTTCTATAGATATTAGAAATGGGTGGAAATATCTTGGGGAAATTACTGGTGATACTTTAGATGAGAACATTATAGATAAAATATTTTCTGAATTTTGTTTAGGAAAGTAG
- the jag gene encoding RNA-binding cell elongation regulator Jag/EloR gives MKVIEMTGKTIEEAINHGLMELNTSKDKVEIKIIDEGSKGFLNFIGTRPAKIEMKLKKDYEKEVRDFLESILKSMNVEANINIKENKDVIKIDLSGSDMGIIIGYRGETLDSLQYLVSLVINKDQSCHYKRVILDTENYRDKREETLKKLARRLGHKVRESGRPVKLEPMNPYERRIIHSELQNNNYVETYSEGEEPFRKVVINLRKA, from the coding sequence ATGAAAGTTATTGAAATGACTGGGAAGACAATAGAAGAAGCCATTAATCATGGATTAATGGAGTTAAATACTTCAAAAGATAAGGTAGAAATAAAAATTATTGATGAAGGAAGCAAGGGATTCCTTAATTTTATAGGTACAAGACCTGCAAAAATAGAAATGAAGTTAAAAAAAGATTATGAAAAAGAAGTTAGAGATTTTTTAGAATCTATATTAAAAAGTATGAATGTAGAAGCTAATATAAATATAAAGGAAAATAAAGATGTAATAAAAATAGATTTATCAGGATCAGACATGGGTATAATCATAGGATATAGAGGCGAAACTTTAGATTCTCTACAATATCTAGTTAGTCTTGTAATTAATAAAGATCAAAGTTGCCATTACAAAAGAGTTATACTAGATACAGAAAATTATAGAGATAAAAGGGAAGAAACATTAAAAAAACTAGCAAGAAGATTAGGACATAAAGTGAGAGAATCTGGTAGACCAGTTAAATTAGAACCTATGAATCCTTATGAGAGAAGAATAATACATTCAGAACTCCAAAATAATAACTATGTTGAAACCTATAGTGAAGGTGAAGAACCTTTTAGAAAAGTTGTAATAAATTTAAGGAAAGCCTAA